A genome region from Brassica oleracea var. oleracea cultivar TO1000 chromosome C2, BOL, whole genome shotgun sequence includes the following:
- the LOC106326245 gene encoding glutaredoxin-C8 has translation MQYKTETRSSLSYNKMNNMNVFPSETLARIESMAAENAVVIFSLSTCCMCHAVKRLFRGLGVSPAVHELDLHPHGVDIHRALIRLLGCSSGGASTSPGALPVVFIGGKMVGAMERVMASHINGSLVPLLKDAGALWL, from the coding sequence ATGCAATACAAGACCGAAACTCGGAGCTCCTTGTCCTACAATAAGATGAACAACATGAATGTGTTCCCGTCAGAGACTTTGGCTAGAATAGAGTCGATGGCGGCAGAAAACGCGGTGGTCATATTTAGCTTGAGCACTTGCTGCATGTGCCACGCCGTCAAGCGTCTCTTCCGCGGACTGGGAGTCAGCCCCGCCGTCCACGAGCTTGACCTCCACCCTCATGGAGTTGATATACACCGAGCTCTCATTCGTCTCCTCGGCTGTTCCAGCGGCGGCGCTTCCACTTCTCCGGGGGCACTACCGGTGGTATTCATCGGTGGGAAGATGGTGGGAGCAATGGAGAGAGTGATGGCTTCTCATATCAACGGCTCACTCGTCCCTCTTCTCAAAGATGCTGGTGCTCTCTGGCTCTGA
- the LOC106326157 gene encoding uncharacterized protein LOC106326157, giving the protein MGLTNFILTVAGVGAVVMLLKSDVKQSVTVLRRNVKHIRHWLEEETSAASKAAQSIKPKVIETKVPDIPKEKN; this is encoded by the exons ATGGGTTTAACGAATTTCATACTGACGGTGGCTGGAGTAGGCGCCGTGGTGATGCTATTGAAGAGCGACGTCAAGCAATCTGTCACCGTCTTGAGGCGCAACGTCAAACACATTCGCCACTGGCTCGAAGAAGAAACCTCCGCCGCCTCCAA GGCAGCACAGTCGATAAAACCAAAGGTAATTGAAACCAAGGTTCCGGACATCCCCAAAGAGAAGAATTAG
- the LOC106326145 gene encoding uncharacterized protein LOC106326145, which translates to MALNWGPVLMSVIFFIVLTPGVLFQVPGKTKVVEFGGFQTSGAAIVIHTLIFFACITVSLIALHIHIYAA; encoded by the coding sequence ATGGCGTTGAATTGGGGACCAGTGTTAATGTCGGTGATTTTTTTCATCGTATTGACTCCCGGAGTATTGTTTCAGGTTCCGGGGAAGACCAAAGTGGTTGAGTTTGGCGGGTTTCAGACAAGCGGTGCAGCCATCGTTATTCACACACTCATCTTCTTTGCATGCATCACAGTCTCCCTTATCGCTCTTCATATCCACATCTACGCTGCCTAG
- the LOC106325345 gene encoding peroxidase 55-like — MDTSSYSKRHMLTCFFLGMLFFCMVVESDAQLSENFYASTCPNVELIVRQAVTTKYQQTTITAPATLRMFFHDCFVGGCDASVLVTSDNGDAEKDAQDNISLAGDGFDTVNKAKLAVEAQCPGRVSCADIMALAAREVVVLAGGPGFKVELGRRDGLVSNASRVDRKLPGPELDVNGLVDLFASNGLTMTDMIALSGAHTIGFSHCDRFANRLYNFSTFMPVDPTLDPAYAQQLMQSCPRVGADPSVAVNLDLNTPNVFDNVYFQNLVARKGLFTSDQILFNDFRSQATVIRFANSAEEFNRAFTAAMRKLGRVGVKVGNQGEIRRVCSAFN, encoded by the exons ATGGATACTAGTAGCTATTCAAAAAGACACATGCTGACGTGTTTTTTCCTAGGGATGCTGTTCTTTTGCATGGTGGTCGAGTCGGATGCTCAATTATCAGAAAATTTCTACGCCTCGACATGTCCTAACGTGGAGCTTATCGTTCGTCAGGCGGTTACAACGAAATACCAACAAACCACCATCACGGCTCCGGCAACATTACGAATGTTCTTTCACGACTGCTTCGTCGGT GGATGTGATGCTTCGGTGTTAGTAACGTCTGATAATGGAGACGCGGAGAAGGACGCGCAGGACAATATATCTCTCGCCGGAGACGGTTTCGACACCGTAAATAAGGCTAAACTAGCTGTCGAAGCTCAATGTCCTGGCCGTGTGTCATGTGCCGATATTATGGCTCTCGCCGCCAGAGAGGTTGTCGTCCTC GCTGGAGGGCCAGGGTTTAAGGTGGAGCTAGGGAGACGAGACGGGCTCGTGTCAAACGCGTCTCGAGTTGACAGGAAGTTACCAGGACCAGAGCTAGACGTAAATGGTCTGGTCGATCTATTCGCTAGTAACGGGCTCACAATGACCGACATGATTGCTCTCTCCGGCGCGCATACGATAGGATTCTCTCACTGCGACCGTTTCGCTAACCGTCTCTACAACTTCTCAACGTTCATGCCCGTAGACCCCACGCTTGACCCGGCCTACGCACAGCAGCTGATGCAATCCTGCCCTCGGGTCGGTGCGGACCCCAGCGTCGCCGTAAACCTGGACCTAAACACCCCAAATGTCTTTGACAATGTCTACTTCCAGAACCTTGTGGCCCGGAAAGGACTTTTCACGTCCGATCAAATTCTGTTTAACGACTTCAGGTCTCAGGCAACGGTGATCAGGTTCGCAAACAGTGCTGAAGAGTTCAACAGGGCTTTTACGGCAGCTATGAGGAAACTCGGCCGCGTTGGAGTTAAGGTTGGGAACCAAGGAGAGATCCGTAGGGTTTGCTCTGCTTTTAACTAA
- the LOC106325541 gene encoding uncharacterized protein LOC106325541 isoform X3, with protein sequence MKRGCYQGDRHGNCDVGDFHLEEDQSPQRHPLRRHDRGSSSFALLDMIEDVVSLYIFLGPASPQQLRRERIAERIMALQELVPTVNKVSIFHLLYGSARCWIQILWSGAKTHM encoded by the exons ATGAAACGTGGTTGCTATCAAGGAGATCGCCATGGAAATTGCGACGTCGGGGATTTTCATCTCGAGGAAGATCAGTCACCCCAACGTCATCCGCTTCGTCGACATGATCGAGGTTCGTCTTCTTTTGCTCTTCTTGACATGATTGAGGATGTTGTTAGCTTGTACATCTTTCTTGGACCAGCTTCACCACAACAG CTACGTAGGGAAAGGATAGCTGAAAGGATCATGGCGCTTCAAGAACTTGTACCCACTGTTAACAAGGTCTCTATCTTTCACCTTCTCTACGGCAGCGCAAGATGCTGGATTCAGATACTATGGAG TGGAGCCAAGACACACATGTGA
- the LOC106325541 gene encoding uncharacterized protein LOC106325541 isoform X1, which yields MKRGCYQGDRHGNCDVGDFHLEEDQSPQRHPLRRHDRGSSSFALLDMIEDVVSLYIFLGPASPQQLRRERIAERIMALQELVPTVNKVSIFHLLYGSARCWIQILWRLVSCFCKWSQDTHVTSKKTVACDTNEQQSDPISVPCLFFFYHFLSLELCCQNETLCLIISVCET from the exons ATGAAACGTGGTTGCTATCAAGGAGATCGCCATGGAAATTGCGACGTCGGGGATTTTCATCTCGAGGAAGATCAGTCACCCCAACGTCATCCGCTTCGTCGACATGATCGAGGTTCGTCTTCTTTTGCTCTTCTTGACATGATTGAGGATGTTGTTAGCTTGTACATCTTTCTTGGACCAGCTTCACCACAACAG CTACGTAGGGAAAGGATAGCTGAAAGGATCATGGCGCTTCAAGAACTTGTACCCACTGTTAACAAGGTCTCTATCTTTCACCTTCTCTACGGCAGCGCAAGATGCTGGATTCAGATACTATGGAG ACTCGTCTCTTGCTTTTGCAAGTGGAGCCAAGACACACATGTGACATCTAAAAAGACAGTAGCATGTGACACAAATGAACAACAATCTGATCCAATCTCAGTTCCATGTTTGTTCTTTTTCTATCACTTCTTGTCTCTTGAACTTTGTTGTCAAAACGAAACATTGTGCTTGATTATTAGTGTTTGTGAAACATAG
- the LOC106325541 gene encoding uncharacterized protein LOC106325541 isoform X2, with the protein MEIATSGIFISRKISHPNVIRFVDMIELRRERIAERIMALQELVPTVNKVSIFHLLYGSARCWIQILWRLVSCFCKWSQDTHVTSKKTVACDTNEQQSDPISVPCLFFFYHFLSLELCCQNETLCLIISVCET; encoded by the exons ATGGAAATTGCGACGTCGGGGATTTTCATCTCGAGGAAGATCAGTCACCCCAACGTCATCCGCTTCGTCGACATGATCGAG CTACGTAGGGAAAGGATAGCTGAAAGGATCATGGCGCTTCAAGAACTTGTACCCACTGTTAACAAGGTCTCTATCTTTCACCTTCTCTACGGCAGCGCAAGATGCTGGATTCAGATACTATGGAG ACTCGTCTCTTGCTTTTGCAAGTGGAGCCAAGACACACATGTGACATCTAAAAAGACAGTAGCATGTGACACAAATGAACAACAATCTGATCCAATCTCAGTTCCATGTTTGTTCTTTTTCTATCACTTCTTGTCTCTTGAACTTTGTTGTCAAAACGAAACATTGTGCTTGATTATTAGTGTTTGTGAAACATAG
- the LOC106324796 gene encoding 3-isopropylmalate dehydrogenase 3, chloroplastic isoform X2 has protein sequence MAAALQTNTRLNPINLVPGRSLANPSRAPCRVRCAAASPGKKRFNIALLPGDGIGPEVISVAKNVLQQAGSLEGLVFNFQEMPVGGAALDLVGVPLPEESFTAAKQSDAILLGAIGGYKWDNNEKHLRPEMALFYLRRDLKVFANLRPAIVLPQLVDASTLKREVAEGVDMMIVRELTGGIYFGEPRGIKTNENGEEVGFNTEFYAAHEIDRIARVAFETARKRRGKLCSVDKANVLDASILWRRRVTALASEYPDVELTHMYVDNAAMQLIRDPKQVLCSLTQLSPITFLVIYYLMKLQ, from the exons ATGGCGGCAGCTTTACAAACGAACACACGGTTGAATCCGATCAATCTCGTTCCAGGCAGATCTCTCGCCAATCCTTCTCGCGCGCCGTGTAGAGTAAGGTGCGCCGCAGCTTCACCGGGGAAAAAACGGTTTAACATCGCTCTCCTTCCCGGCGACGGGATTGGTCCGGAAGTCATATCCGTCGCCAAGAACGTGCTTCAACAAGCTGGATCACTCGAAG GACTGGTGTTTAACTTCCAGGAGATGCCTGTCGGAGGAGCAGCTTTGGATTTGGTCGGAGTGCCCTTGCCGGAGGAATCCTTTACAGCTGCTAAACAATCTGATGCCATACTTCTTGGAGCTATCGGAGG GTACAAATGGGACAACAATGAGAAACATCTGAGACCTGAGATGGCTCTGTTTTACCTTCGAAGAGATCTCAAAGTCTTTGCAAACCTCAGACCCGCTATAGTTTTGCCACAG CTAGTTGATGCTTCCACCTTGAAGAGAGAAGTGGCAGAAGGTGTTGATATGATGATTGTAAGGGAGCTTACTGGAGGTATTTACTTTGGAGAGCCAAGGGGAATCAAGACCAACGAAAATGGCGAAGAAGTCGGCTTTAATACAGAGTTCTACGCTGCTCATGAG ATCGATAGAATTGCTCGTGTTGCATTCGAGACTGCTAGGAAACGGCGTGGCAAGCTGTGTTCTGTCGACAAAGCCAATGTGTTGGAC GCATCAATATTATGGAGGAGAAGAGTAACAGCGTTAGCCTCTGAGTATCCAGACGTTGAACTAACACATATGTATGTCGATAATGCTGCAATGCAGCTTATTCGTGACCCCAAACAGGTTCTCTGCTC TTTGACACAATTGTCACCAATAACATTTTTGGTGATATATTATCTGATGAAGCTTCAATGA